ACCGCCAGAGGAAACCGCCGTATCCGGCGCCCTCCCGCCCCTTCGCGCCCGGGCTTCCGAGCTCGACGGGCCCGCGTGCAGCGTCGAGGGAGAAGTGGAGGCGGAGGCGCCAGGAGCGGTCGTCGACCTCCTCCCACCGCCACTCCCGCGTCTCGTGGAGGAGGTCGGCGCCGGCGGAGTCCCGCCAGGCGAGGTGCTGGGTGAGGGCGCCCGGCTCGCAGCGGGTGTCGAGGAGGGCCGCGCTGCCATGCGTGCGGCGCCAGCGGTAACCGGACGCGTCTGCCGCCGGCACGTAATCGGGGCCGCCCCAGAGGTTCGCGCCGTTCGCATCGGGCAGCCCGACGCCCACGCCCAGGTGCCAGGGGTGGTCGAGCGGGAGGTGATCGGTGAGCGCGACGCCGGCCCGGGTGCGGACGGGGTGGAGGTAGGGGCGCGGCGACAGGGAGGCGGCGAGGTCGGTGCCGGTGCGGGCGTGCGCGATCGTGTCGGGGCCGAGGCGGAGGGGGTCGGCGTCGAGGCCGGCGCGGTCGACCGCCCACGGCACGCCGAGCTGCGTGAAGGTCGCCTCGGCGGTGACCGCGCGCAGCAGCGTGCGCTCGATGTCGCGCACGACCAGGTGCTCCGCAGGCCCCTCGCCGACGCGGTCGACGAACGCCGCCGGGATCGGGTGCGGGTCGGGAGCCGTGCGCACCGTCTCCAGCACCGTCATGTAGGCCTCGGTGTCGGCGAGCGCGCTCAGCAGCTCGGCGCTGCCCGCGCGGGCGTCGAGCAGGTTCTCGAGCAGGTCGGTGCGGTCGAAGCGGTGCGCGTGGGAGCCGTCCGCACCCTCCACCCGCACCTCGTCGAGCACGTAGAGGAGGGTGGCCGACGCCTCCGACCCGTGCACCGTGATGAAGGGCTCGGCCTCCTCGGGCCCGCACAGCGTCAGCGCGCAGGTGACGTCCGGGCGGCCGTCGGCGCGGCGCACCCGGACGACGCTCGTGTCGTCGCTCTCGGTCGGGTTCGCGCGGTGGAGGTCGACCTCCACGCGCATCCCCTCCTCGGCTCGGCGGACCCCGGCGACGGCCAGTGCTGTCACGACTGCGTGCGACAGGGCGTTGGTGACCACGCCGTCGACCACGTCGACGCCGTCGAGCGTGCGGCGGCCCGCCCATCGGGAGCGGGAGAAGTACGCGCGGTCGCGGGTCCAGGCGCCGACCGCGGTCACCGCCCGCACGTCGCCGAGGCTCCCGTCGGCGATCGCCGTGCGCAGCCACGGCAGCGCTTGCGAGCCGAGGCTCTGGAAGCCGACCTGCACGAGCCTCCCCGCCTCCTCCGCCGCGTTCCGCAGCCGCGCGAGCTGGGCGAGGGAGGTGACCGGCGGCTTCTCGAGGTAGAGGTCGGCGCCCGAGGCCAGCACGCGCTCGGCCAGGTCGAAGTGGGTGTGGAGGGGCGTGGAGACGATGACGACGTCGAGGTCGGCCTCTCCCTCGAGGAGGGCGGGGAGGTCGGAGTAGGCCCGCGTGCCCTCCGGCAGTTCGCCGGGGTGCAGCGGGGAGGGGTCGGCCACGGCGACGAGCCTGGCCCGGCCCAGGCCGGCGAGGCGGGCGAGGTTGCGGCGGTGGACCGCGCCGAAGCCGTGCGCGCCGACGAGGGCGATGCGGGCGGGCGGCTGGTCGGTCATGGGCGCTTCCCTTCTGGTCGGGTGGGCGGGCAGTGTTCGAGCGGCCCCGCGGGGGGCCGGGTCGAGAGGCCGGGTCCAGGGGACCTTATCGACCAGTCTGGTCGCCCCTCCGCCCGTGCGGCCGGTCTCCCGGCACAGGGGTCCCGACACGCCGTTCCGGTGCGTGTCGGGCGGCGTGTCGGGACCCCTGTGGCATGTGCGCGGGTGTCGCGCCCGCCGGGTCAGGCCCGGCTCGTCCGCGCGTCGGGCGTTGCGCCGGGCACGGTCTCGGCCACGCCGTCGGCCGCCGGCGTACCGGACGGGTGCTTCTGGTCGAGCGCGTCCAGCCCCAGCTTGGCGGTCTCGCGCGAACGCCACGCGGCGGCGGCGGAGACGAGCGACAGGACCAGGGTGGCGGTTCCGATGATGAGCGGCACCGACGAGCTCCCGGGCGGGGCGATCGCGGTGAAGATGCTCGGCAGGAAGCCGGTGAGGAACAGCGCGATGTTCTGCGACACGGCGAAGCCGGTGACGCGGGTGCGGGTCGGGAACAGCTCCTGGAAGTAGCTCGCGAAGGTCGCGTTCCACATCTGGTAGAGCACGCCGAAGATCAGGATGGCGAGCAGGATCGTCAGCCCCACGTTGCCCGTGCTGACCACGAACAGGTACGCGAACGACAGCAGGCCGGCGGCGAGCGGGCCGAAGATCATCAGCGGGCGGCGGCCGATGCGGTCGGAGAGCATCCCGAACAGCGGGATCAGGATGATCGCCAC
The sequence above is a segment of the Leifsonia williamsii genome. Coding sequences within it:
- a CDS encoding DUF6807 family protein, which translates into the protein MTDQPPARIALVGAHGFGAVHRRNLARLAGLGRARLVAVADPSPLHPGELPEGTRAYSDLPALLEGEADLDVVIVSTPLHTHFDLAERVLASGADLYLEKPPVTSLAQLARLRNAAEEAGRLVQVGFQSLGSQALPWLRTAIADGSLGDVRAVTAVGAWTRDRAYFSRSRWAGRRTLDGVDVVDGVVTNALSHAVVTALAVAGVRRAEEGMRVEVDLHRANPTESDDTSVVRVRRADGRPDVTCALTLCGPEEAEPFITVHGSEASATLLYVLDEVRVEGADGSHAHRFDRTDLLENLLDARAGSAELLSALADTEAYMTVLETVRTAPDPHPIPAAFVDRVGEGPAEHLVVRDIERTLLRAVTAEATFTQLGVPWAVDRAGLDADPLRLGPDTIAHARTGTDLAASLSPRPYLHPVRTRAGVALTDHLPLDHPWHLGVGVGLPDANGANLWGGPDYVPAADASGYRWRRTHGSAALLDTRCEPGALTQHLAWRDSAGADLLHETREWRWEEVDDRSWRLRLHFSLDAARGPVELGSPGAKGREGAGYGGFLWRFAPCKGIDIRTADAAGEHAVNGSRSPWLLWRATFDGAPASLLFTAPPEGTAPPESTAPPEGTAPPEGTARPETTASPDTTDPWFVRSAEYPAVGSALAWDAPVTVRPGEPLARTIDVVVCDGWLEPPRTLRSAHERS